The following are encoded together in the Pseudomonas sediminis genome:
- the tnpA gene encoding IS66-like element accessory protein TnpA → MPGQRRSYPKSFKAQVVDECTQPGASVAGVALSHGLNANLVHKWIRRQQAQLPAVPSGFIPIPLVPSLLATPSAADRAIQIAIPHRAGKLSVHWPGNDPEGCARFLRELLK, encoded by the coding sequence GTGCCAGGCCAACGCCGCTCCTATCCCAAATCTTTCAAGGCCCAGGTCGTCGATGAGTGCACCCAGCCCGGCGCCTCGGTTGCCGGCGTGGCCTTGAGCCACGGCCTCAACGCCAATCTCGTGCATAAGTGGATTCGCCGCCAGCAGGCACAGCTGCCCGCTGTGCCTTCAGGTTTTATTCCGATTCCTCTCGTCCCGAGCCTGCTGGCTACCCCGAGTGCGGCCGACAGGGCCATCCAGATCGCCATTCCCCATCGGGCCGGCAAGCTGTCGGTGCATTGGCCGGGCAACGACCCTGAAGGCTGCGCCCGCTTCCTGCGCGAGCTGCTGAAGTGA
- the tnpB gene encoding IS66 family insertion sequence element accessory protein TnpB (TnpB, as the term is used for proteins encoded by IS66 family insertion elements, is considered an accessory protein, since TnpC, encoded by a neighboring gene, is a DDE family transposase.) produces MIRIERIWLATEPLDMRAGTETALARVVQVFGAAQPHCAYLFTNKRANRMKVLVHDGFGIWLAARRLNRGRFVWSGNWQGQQLELSPEQLQALVVGLPWQRLGPNAEIRLL; encoded by the coding sequence GTGATCCGCATCGAGCGCATCTGGCTCGCCACCGAGCCGCTGGACATGCGCGCCGGCACTGAAACCGCGTTGGCCCGGGTGGTTCAAGTGTTCGGTGCGGCGCAGCCGCACTGCGCCTACCTGTTCACCAACAAGCGCGCCAACCGGATGAAGGTGCTGGTGCACGATGGCTTCGGCATCTGGCTGGCCGCTCGCAGGCTCAATCGAGGGCGCTTCGTCTGGTCGGGCAATTGGCAGGGACAGCAGTTGGAACTCAGTCCCGAGCAGTTGCAGGCCCTGGTGGTCGGCCTACCTTGGCAGCGTCTTGGGCCCAATGCCGAGATCAGACTCCTGTAG
- the tnpC gene encoding IS66 family transposase yields the protein MSPAAFDHLTPEQLRQLAAQLSQRVEHLETLNQRLNHELAVLRRHRFARRSEQLNADQLNLLDEMIEADIAAIEAELEAARPESAKRELRQQPKRAPLPAELPRTLILHEPDSTQCACGCQLKRIGEDVSEKLDYTPGTFTVERHIRGKWVCAQCETLIQAPVPAQVIDKGIPTAGLLAQVMVAKFADHLPLYRQEKIFARAGLAIARSTLARWVGACGVQLQPLVDALRDCLLQQDVILADETPVQMLAPCTKKTQRAYVWAYAPSPFADLKAVVYDFRPSRAGEHARSFLGDWQGKLVCDDFAGYKASFEQGVTEIGCMAHARRKFFDLHAANQSQLAEQALQYIGQLYEVEREGRELLAAQRRQLRQDKARPIIDGLHSWMLGQRQKVPEGSAIAKALDYSLKRWAALVRYLDDGNLPIDNNWIENQIRPWALGRANWLFAGSLRSGQRGAALMTLIQSARLNGHDPYAYLKDVLMRLPTQKASALAELLPHNWVPAGKV from the coding sequence ATGAGTCCTGCCGCTTTCGATCACCTGACACCCGAGCAACTGCGCCAACTGGCCGCGCAGTTGAGTCAGCGCGTCGAACACCTGGAAACGCTCAACCAGCGGTTGAACCACGAACTCGCCGTGCTGCGGCGCCACCGCTTCGCCCGACGCAGCGAGCAGCTCAATGCCGACCAGCTCAATCTGCTCGACGAGATGATCGAGGCCGACATCGCCGCCATCGAGGCAGAGCTTGAGGCGGCCCGACCAGAGTCCGCCAAGCGCGAGCTACGGCAGCAGCCCAAGCGAGCGCCTCTGCCGGCCGAACTGCCGCGCACGCTGATACTTCACGAGCCGGACAGCACCCAGTGTGCCTGCGGCTGCCAGCTCAAGCGCATCGGTGAAGACGTCAGCGAGAAGCTCGACTACACCCCGGGCACCTTCACCGTCGAGCGGCATATCCGTGGCAAGTGGGTCTGCGCCCAGTGTGAAACGCTGATCCAGGCCCCAGTGCCTGCGCAGGTGATCGACAAGGGCATCCCGACTGCCGGGCTACTGGCTCAGGTCATGGTGGCCAAGTTCGCCGATCATCTGCCACTGTACCGCCAGGAAAAGATCTTCGCCCGCGCCGGGCTGGCCATCGCGCGCTCCACGCTGGCGCGATGGGTCGGCGCATGCGGCGTCCAACTGCAACCCCTGGTCGATGCCCTGCGCGACTGCCTGCTTCAGCAGGACGTCATCCTCGCCGACGAAACCCCAGTGCAGATGCTTGCCCCGTGCACAAAGAAGACCCAGCGGGCTTACGTCTGGGCTTATGCACCCAGCCCCTTCGCCGACCTCAAGGCCGTGGTCTACGACTTCAGGCCGAGCCGGGCCGGCGAGCACGCGCGCAGCTTCCTGGGTGACTGGCAGGGCAAACTGGTCTGCGACGACTTCGCCGGCTACAAGGCCAGCTTCGAGCAAGGCGTGACCGAGATCGGCTGCATGGCCCATGCACGGCGTAAGTTCTTCGACCTGCATGCCGCCAACCAGAGCCAACTGGCCGAGCAGGCCCTCCAGTACATCGGTCAGCTGTACGAGGTGGAGCGCGAAGGGCGAGAGTTGCTCGCCGCACAGCGACGGCAACTGCGCCAGGACAAAGCCAGGCCGATCATCGATGGCCTGCATAGCTGGATGCTTGGGCAGCGGCAGAAGGTGCCGGAGGGCAGCGCGATCGCCAAAGCACTCGACTACAGCCTCAAGCGCTGGGCAGCGTTGGTGCGCTACCTGGATGACGGCAACCTGCCCATCGACAACAACTGGATCGAGAACCAGATCCGCCCCTGGGCCCTGGGGCGTGCCAACTGGCTGTTTGCCGGCTCGCTACGCAGTGGCCAGCGTGGCGCAGCCTTGATGACGCTGATCCAGTCAGCCCGCCTGAACGGGCACGATCCGTACGCCTACCTGAAGGACGTGCTCATGCGCCTGCCGACGCAGAAGGCCAGCGCCCTGGCCGAGCTGCTGCCGCATAACTGGGTGCCCGCCGGCAAGGTGTGA
- the tyrS gene encoding tyrosine--tRNA ligase — MKSVEEQLALIKRGAEEVLVEAELVEKLKRGQPLRIKAGFDPTAPDLHLGHTVLINKLRQFQELGHQVIFLIGDFTGMIGDPSGKSATRPPLTREQVLDNAETYKQQVFKILDPAKTEVAFNSTWMDQMGPADFIRLTSQYTVARMLERDDFDKRYSSNQPIAIHEFLYPLVQGYDSVALKADVELGGTDQKFNLLMGRELQRAYGQASQCIVTMPLLEGLDGVKKMSKSLGNYVGIQEAPGVMYNKLVSMPDALMWRYFELLSFRSMEEIEQFKRDVEQGANPRDIKIKLAEELVARFHGQEAAANAHRSAGNRMKDGELPEDLPEVELVSAEDMPISSVLNKAGLVKNAAVARDLLGSGGVRVDGEVVDRTFLFKLGSAHVCQAGKRAFARIALKAE, encoded by the coding sequence ATGAAGTCGGTTGAAGAGCAGCTGGCGCTGATCAAGCGCGGTGCGGAAGAGGTTCTGGTTGAGGCTGAGCTGGTCGAAAAGCTCAAGCGTGGTCAGCCGCTGCGGATCAAGGCGGGTTTCGACCCTACTGCTCCAGATCTGCATCTCGGCCATACCGTTCTTATTAATAAGCTGCGTCAGTTCCAGGAGCTCGGTCACCAGGTGATCTTCCTGATTGGGGATTTCACCGGAATGATCGGTGACCCCAGCGGTAAGAGCGCTACTCGTCCGCCGCTGACCCGTGAGCAGGTTCTGGATAATGCCGAGACCTATAAACAGCAGGTCTTCAAGATTCTCGACCCGGCCAAGACCGAGGTGGCCTTCAACTCCACCTGGATGGACCAGATGGGGCCTGCCGATTTCATTCGTCTGACGTCGCAGTACACGGTGGCGCGCATGCTGGAGCGTGATGACTTCGACAAGCGCTACAGCAGCAACCAGCCGATCGCCATTCACGAGTTTCTCTATCCGCTGGTGCAGGGCTATGACTCCGTAGCGCTGAAGGCCGATGTCGAACTGGGCGGTACCGATCAGAAGTTCAACCTGCTGATGGGGCGCGAGTTGCAGAGGGCCTATGGGCAAGCGTCGCAGTGCATCGTCACCATGCCGTTGCTGGAAGGTCTCGATGGCGTGAAGAAGATGTCCAAGTCTCTGGGTAACTACGTGGGCATCCAGGAAGCGCCGGGTGTGATGTACAACAAACTCGTGTCCATGCCTGATGCGCTGATGTGGCGATACTTCGAGCTGCTCAGCTTCCGCTCCATGGAGGAGATCGAGCAGTTCAAGCGCGATGTCGAGCAGGGCGCGAACCCGCGTGATATCAAGATCAAGCTGGCCGAAGAGCTTGTGGCGCGCTTTCATGGTCAAGAGGCTGCGGCCAATGCTCACCGTTCCGCTGGCAACCGTATGAAGGATGGCGAGCTGCCGGAAGATCTGCCCGAGGTCGAACTGGTATCGGCTGAAGATATGCCGATCTCGTCCGTCCTTAATAAAGCAGGCCTGGTGAAAAATGCTGCGGTTGCTCGCGACCTGTTGGGCTCGGGGGGTGTGCGCGTCGATGGTGAAGTGGTTGATCGCACCTTCCTGTTCAAGCTGGGTTCTGCTCATGTCTGTCAGGCCGGCAAGAGGGCCTTTGCGCGTATCGCCCTCAAGGCTGAGTAA
- a CDS encoding peptidoglycan DD-metalloendopeptidase family protein, which yields MTSTSKAPPLYPKTHILAASGVAALLSLALLVFPSREVEAQKTFIDLDLGNDAEMVLQEKDDLRAGLPVPGAASPFAEIEQGTDTAENSAQDADEDLLETADSSPPADPNHHNITVSNGDTLSTVFAKVGLSANDLHEALNSNKEAKQFSRLKVGQVLDFELNEDGKLKSLQSKLSDLETIRLSRTDKGFDFQRDQVKPEVVTAYSRGVINSSLFLSAKRAGLSHSLTMDLANVFGYDIDFAMDIREGDEFEVIYEEKVVNGKRVGTGNILSARFTNRGKTYTAVRYTSKQGITSYYNANGESMRKAFIRTPVDFARISSRFSTGRKHPILNKIRAHKGVDYAAPRGTPIKAAGDGRVTLAGRNGGYGNTVIIQHGQRYRTLYAHMQGFAKGVRNGSNVKQGQIIGYIGTTGLSTGPHLHYEFQVNGVHVDPLSQKLPMADPIAASEKQRFMQLSKPLMARMDQEKTTMLAANQQ from the coding sequence ATGACCTCTACATCTAAAGCGCCGCCACTCTATCCAAAGACCCATATTCTTGCAGCGAGCGGCGTGGCCGCGCTGCTCAGCCTTGCCCTCCTGGTTTTTCCTTCGCGTGAAGTCGAGGCACAGAAAACCTTCATAGACCTGGATCTGGGCAACGATGCCGAGATGGTGCTGCAGGAAAAGGATGACCTCCGAGCGGGACTACCAGTACCAGGCGCCGCCTCGCCATTCGCCGAGATCGAGCAAGGCACCGACACCGCCGAAAACAGCGCACAAGACGCTGACGAAGACCTCCTAGAAACAGCTGACTCCTCTCCTCCCGCCGATCCCAACCACCACAACATCACGGTCAGTAATGGCGATACGCTTTCCACCGTGTTTGCCAAGGTCGGCTTGAGCGCCAACGACCTGCATGAGGCTCTGAACAGTAATAAAGAGGCCAAACAATTCAGCCGCCTTAAAGTGGGCCAGGTGCTGGATTTCGAGCTGAACGAAGACGGCAAGCTGAAAAGCCTGCAGAGCAAGCTCAGCGACCTGGAAACCATTCGCCTGAGCCGTACCGATAAAGGCTTCGATTTCCAGCGCGATCAGGTCAAGCCTGAGGTGGTCACCGCTTACAGCCGTGGCGTGATCAACAGTTCGCTGTTCCTCTCCGCCAAACGTGCAGGCCTGTCGCATAGCCTGACCATGGACCTGGCCAACGTATTTGGTTACGACATCGACTTCGCCATGGATATTCGCGAAGGGGACGAGTTCGAAGTGATCTACGAAGAGAAGGTGGTCAACGGCAAACGTGTCGGTACCGGCAATATTCTCTCGGCGCGCTTCACCAACCGCGGCAAGACTTACACCGCCGTGCGCTACACCAGCAAGCAAGGCATCACCAGCTACTACAACGCCAATGGCGAGAGCATGCGCAAGGCATTCATCCGTACGCCGGTGGACTTCGCTCGCATCAGCTCGCGCTTCTCCACTGGGCGCAAGCACCCGATCCTGAACAAGATTCGCGCGCACAAGGGTGTCGACTATGCCGCGCCACGTGGCACGCCGATCAAGGCTGCCGGTGACGGTCGCGTAACACTGGCAGGTCGCAACGGAGGCTACGGCAATACCGTGATCATCCAGCACGGCCAGCGCTACCGTACTCTTTATGCCCATATGCAGGGTTTTGCCAAAGGTGTTCGCAATGGTTCGAACGTCAAGCAAGGCCAGATCATCGGTTACATTGGCACCACCGGGCTCTCCACCGGCCCTCACCTGCACTATGAATTCCAGGTCAACGGCGTACACGTAGATCCACTCAGCCAGAAGCTGCCGATGGCCGACCCGATTGCAGCGAGCGAAAAGCAACGCTTTATGCAACTGAGCAAGCCGCTGATGGCGCGCATGGACCAGGAAAAGACCACCATGCTAGCCGCTAACCAGCAGTAA
- a CDS encoding anhydro-N-acetylmuramic acid kinase, with translation MPLYIGVMSGTSLDGLDIALIDQDQRPKLLATLYRPMPEQLRSDLLALCTSGDDELARAAIAEQRWVELAAAAINELLQQQNLTAQQIRAIGSHGQTVRHEPARGFTIQIGNPALLAELTGICVVGDFRRRDVAAGGQGAPLVPAFHHDLFGNSQRHVAVLNVGGFSNLSLLSPGQEVLGFDSGPGNVLLDAWIQYCQGLTYDRDGAWASSGKVDAALLSRLLSDPFFATQGPKSTGRELFNLDWLLAHLHGSPRLANEDVQATLVELTAHSIVSALRNAQAHTGVLLVCGGGAHNACLMKRLSEMLPETEVSSTAAAGVDPDWVEAMAFAWLAHCALEGIAGNRPSVTGARGLRVLGAIYPA, from the coding sequence GTGCCCCTCTATATTGGTGTGATGTCCGGCACCAGCCTGGACGGGCTGGACATCGCGCTGATCGATCAGGATCAGCGCCCCAAACTCCTCGCAACGCTCTACCGCCCCATGCCAGAACAACTACGTAGCGACCTGCTGGCGCTGTGCACCTCGGGCGATGATGAGCTGGCGCGCGCAGCTATCGCAGAACAGCGCTGGGTCGAATTGGCCGCTGCCGCCATCAACGAACTCCTGCAGCAACAGAACCTTACCGCACAGCAGATTCGCGCCATCGGCAGCCATGGCCAGACCGTGCGCCATGAGCCTGCACGCGGCTTCACCATTCAGATCGGCAACCCGGCACTGCTGGCCGAGCTCACCGGGATTTGCGTGGTCGGCGATTTTCGTCGCCGCGATGTGGCAGCCGGCGGCCAAGGCGCTCCCTTGGTGCCTGCTTTTCACCACGACCTGTTCGGCAACAGCCAACGTCATGTCGCCGTGCTCAATGTCGGCGGCTTCAGCAACCTCAGCCTGCTTTCGCCCGGCCAGGAGGTTCTGGGATTCGACAGCGGCCCTGGTAACGTTCTGCTCGATGCCTGGATTCAGTATTGCCAGGGCCTGACCTATGACCGTGACGGCGCCTGGGCATCCAGCGGCAAGGTAGACGCCGCGCTACTGTCGCGACTACTGAGCGATCCCTTCTTCGCCACCCAGGGTCCGAAGAGTACCGGCCGCGAGCTATTCAACCTCGACTGGCTGCTGGCCCATTTGCATGGATCACCGCGCCTGGCCAACGAAGATGTACAGGCGACCCTGGTAGAACTCACCGCACACAGCATCGTCAGCGCCTTGCGCAACGCGCAAGCTCACACCGGCGTCCTGCTGGTGTGTGGCGGCGGCGCTCACAACGCTTGTCTGATGAAGCGCCTGAGCGAGATGCTGCCTGAAACCGAAGTCAGCAGCACCGCAGCTGCAGGTGTTGACCCGGACTGGGTCGAAGCCATGGCCTTCGCCTGGCTGGCGCATTGCGCCCTTGAGGGCATTGCTGGCAATCGCCCGAGCGTGACCGGAGCCAGAGGCCTGCGCGTGCTCGGCGCCATCTACCCGGCCTGA
- the erpA gene encoding iron-sulfur cluster insertion protein ErpA produces the protein MSVETFTPAPLHFTQGAAGKVKNLVDEEGNPRLKLRVFVTGGGCSGFQYGFTFDEEVAEDDTIVEREGVSLVVDAMSFQYLAGSEVDYQEGLEGSRFVIKNPNATTTCGCGSSFSI, from the coding sequence ATGAGCGTCGAAACCTTCACCCCTGCCCCCTTGCACTTCACCCAGGGCGCGGCCGGCAAGGTGAAGAACCTGGTCGATGAAGAGGGCAATCCGCGCCTGAAGCTGCGCGTGTTCGTCACGGGCGGCGGCTGCTCGGGCTTTCAGTACGGTTTCACCTTCGATGAGGAAGTAGCCGAGGATGACACCATCGTCGAGCGTGAAGGTGTAAGCTTGGTGGTCGATGCCATGAGCTTCCAGTATCTGGCGGGCTCCGAGGTGGACTATCAGGAGGGGCTGGAAGGTTCGCGCTTCGTGATCAAGAACCCCAACGCCACCACCACCTGTGGTTGCGGGTCGTCCTTCTCGATCTGA
- a CDS encoding bactofilin family protein, translating to MWSKDKTKPDLQRFSGKTSLIAAGAELVGDMRFQGAVQVDGRVTGNLLATEGLVRVSAGGLVEGEIRAPHIVIDGEVNGDVFASGHLELGSRSRVRGNLHYGLMEMAMGAQIEGRLCHLKDGERPLELPATLEIEQ from the coding sequence ATGTGGAGTAAAGACAAGACCAAACCCGACTTGCAGCGTTTCAGCGGTAAGACCAGCCTGATTGCCGCTGGCGCTGAGCTGGTAGGCGACATGCGCTTTCAGGGCGCAGTGCAAGTGGATGGTCGGGTCACCGGTAATCTGCTGGCTACCGAAGGTCTGGTGCGCGTGAGCGCGGGCGGCCTGGTTGAAGGTGAGATACGTGCACCCCATATAGTGATCGATGGCGAGGTGAATGGTGATGTGTTCGCCAGCGGCCATCTGGAACTAGGCTCGCGCTCCCGGGTTCGCGGTAACCTGCATTACGGCCTGATGGAGATGGCCATGGGGGCGCAGATCGAAGGGCGCCTCTGTCACCTCAAGGATGGTGAGCGGCCACTCGAGCTTCCGGCGACGCTGGAAATCGAGCAATAG
- a CDS encoding DUF6776 family protein, with protein sequence MIPGWEVRLSDPRRERRRRWLQLLLVLAVPAAFALGWYWPQVQPTQAAEEPYALLTRVAEQEQELELLRQRLAVVGSSDKVTQQAMEQNRRTIKLLEEQIFKQQQDLAFYKGVLAPASRREGIRIRAFELQATDVPLRFRYKLLMSRVGASDEALQGRLRITIEGQQNGKPAALELAALSDEVSESSIAFSFRHFQSFPEAGRFGELQLPEGFEPRQVKVQAEVEGDKPLSRTFEWIKSGAIATHVE encoded by the coding sequence GTGATACCTGGCTGGGAGGTCCGCCTCAGCGATCCGCGCCGTGAGCGCAGGCGTCGCTGGCTGCAACTGCTGCTGGTGCTCGCTGTGCCGGCGGCCTTTGCCCTGGGTTGGTACTGGCCACAAGTGCAGCCTACGCAGGCAGCCGAAGAGCCATATGCGTTGTTGACTCGCGTTGCCGAACAGGAGCAGGAGCTGGAACTGCTACGCCAGCGTCTGGCTGTGGTCGGTAGTAGCGACAAAGTCACTCAGCAAGCCATGGAGCAGAATCGTCGCACCATCAAGTTGCTGGAGGAGCAGATCTTCAAGCAACAGCAGGACCTGGCCTTCTACAAAGGTGTGCTGGCACCTGCCAGTCGGCGTGAAGGCATCCGCATTCGCGCCTTTGAGTTGCAAGCCACGGACGTGCCGTTACGATTCCGCTACAAATTGCTGATGAGCCGAGTCGGCGCCAGTGATGAGGCATTGCAGGGGCGTTTGCGCATTACGATCGAGGGGCAGCAAAACGGTAAGCCGGCTGCGCTGGAGCTGGCGGCGCTGTCCGATGAGGTCAGCGAGAGCAGCATTGCGTTCTCTTTCAGGCACTTCCAGTCCTTCCCCGAGGCGGGTCGTTTTGGCGAACTACAACTACCTGAGGGCTTCGAGCCGCGTCAGGTCAAGGTTCAGGCGGAGGTCGAGGGCGACAAGCCGCTGAGCCGTACATTCGAATGGATAAAATCAGGAGCGATAGCCACTCATGTGGAGTAA
- the argC gene encoding N-acetyl-gamma-glutamyl-phosphate reductase: MIKVGIVGGTGYTGVELLRLLAQHPQAEVAVITSRSEAGLRVDEMYPNLRGHYPNLAFSVPDVATLGACDVVFFATPHGVAHALAGELLAAGTRVIDLSADFRLQDAEEWAKWYGQPHGAPELLSEAVYGLPEVNREAIKTARLIAVPGCYPTATQLGLIPLLEAGLADVGSLIADCKSGVSGAGRGASVGSLFCEAGESMKAYSVKGHRHLPEIRQGLRQAAGSDVGLTFVPHLTPMIRGIHSTLYARVADTSVDLQALFEKRYAGEPFVDVMPAGSHPETRSVRGGNVCRIAVHRPQGGDLVVVLSVIDNLVKGASGQAVQNMNILFGLDERLGLSHAALLP; the protein is encoded by the coding sequence ATGATCAAGGTCGGTATCGTCGGCGGCACGGGCTACACCGGTGTCGAACTGCTGCGTCTGCTGGCGCAACACCCGCAGGCAGAGGTGGCCGTGATCACTTCCCGTTCCGAGGCCGGCCTGCGCGTTGATGAGATGTACCCCAACCTGCGCGGTCACTATCCGAATCTGGCCTTCAGCGTGCCGGACGTTGCCACGTTGGGCGCCTGTGACGTGGTGTTCTTCGCCACCCCGCACGGCGTGGCTCACGCGCTGGCGGGTGAACTGCTGGCCGCAGGCACGCGAGTGATCGATCTGTCCGCCGATTTTCGTTTGCAGGACGCCGAGGAGTGGGCCAAGTGGTACGGCCAGCCTCATGGCGCGCCCGAGCTGCTGAGTGAGGCGGTATATGGTCTGCCCGAGGTCAACCGAGAGGCGATCAAGACCGCGCGCCTGATCGCCGTACCCGGCTGCTACCCGACGGCTACTCAGCTCGGCCTGATTCCGCTGCTGGAAGCCGGCTTGGCCGATGTCGGCAGCCTGATCGCCGACTGCAAGAGCGGCGTCAGCGGTGCGGGCCGCGGAGCCAGCGTTGGTTCGTTGTTCTGTGAGGCTGGCGAAAGCATGAAGGCCTACTCGGTCAAGGGCCATCGTCACCTCCCGGAAATTCGTCAGGGGCTGCGCCAGGCAGCAGGCAGCGACGTTGGTCTGACCTTCGTTCCACACCTGACGCCGATGATTCGCGGCATTCACTCGACCCTTTATGCACGCGTGGCCGATACCTCGGTCGATCTTCAGGCGCTGTTCGAGAAGCGTTACGCCGGCGAGCCGTTCGTCGATGTCATGCCGGCGGGCAGTCACCCGGAAACCCGTAGCGTGCGCGGAGGCAATGTTTGCCGCATCGCCGTGCACCGTCCGCAAGGCGGCGATCTGGTGGTGGTGCTCTCGGTGATCGACAACCTGGTCAAGGGCGCATCCGGTCAGGCGGTGCAGAACATGAACATTCTTTTCGGTCTCGACGAGCGCCTCGGCCTGTCGCACGCGGCCCTGCTGCCGTGA
- the hemJ gene encoding protoporphyrinogen oxidase HemJ, whose amino-acid sequence MLYLWLKALHIIAMVCWFAGLFYLPRLFVYHAMSSDAASHERFCVMERKLYRGIMIPSMITTLGLGIWLLSLNSAYYFTQGWMHAKLTLVVALVIYHHLCGAQLKRFARGENSRSHVFYRWFNEAPVLALLGIVILVVVRPF is encoded by the coding sequence ATGCTCTATCTCTGGCTCAAGGCTCTGCACATCATCGCCATGGTCTGCTGGTTCGCCGGCCTGTTCTATCTACCGCGTCTGTTCGTCTATCACGCCATGAGCAGCGACGCCGCCAGCCACGAACGATTCTGCGTCATGGAGCGCAAGCTGTATCGCGGCATCATGATTCCCTCAATGATCACCACGCTGGGCCTGGGCATCTGGTTACTCAGCCTCAACTCGGCGTACTACTTCACGCAAGGCTGGATGCACGCCAAGCTTACGCTGGTGGTGGCGTTGGTGATCTATCACCACTTGTGCGGGGCTCAGCTCAAGCGCTTCGCTCGCGGCGAGAACAGCCGCAGTCACGTGTTCTATCGTTGGTTCAATGAAGCCCCGGTACTGGCACTGCTGGGCATCGTCATCCTGGTCGTTGTCCGCCCCTTCTAA
- a CDS encoding NAD(P)H-dependent flavin oxidoreductase yields the protein MSLPALLEERLRLPLVAAPMFLVSDPALVSACCNSGIVGSFPALNQRESAGFAAWLDEIEASLATNAAPYAVNLIVHDSNPRLQADLAICVERRVPIVITSLGAVKEVVDAVHSYGGLVFHDVTTRRHAEKAAEAGVDGLIAVAAGAGGHAGTWSPFALLAEIRQFFDKTVLLSGCLNHGHEILAAQLLGADLAYMGTRFIATQQNNASEDYKHMILGARAADIIHTPAVSGVPASFMRQSLEQAGYDLKQLQNKADINYGEKLKPMDEEAKAWKTVWSAGQGVGGIDDLPSVQELIARLDREYRAALTRSQQLGQYWPR from the coding sequence ATGTCTCTGCCTGCCCTGCTCGAAGAACGCCTGCGCCTGCCCTTGGTAGCTGCACCGATGTTTCTGGTATCCGACCCGGCGCTGGTCAGTGCCTGCTGCAACAGCGGCATTGTCGGCAGCTTTCCGGCGCTGAACCAGCGCGAGAGCGCCGGTTTCGCCGCCTGGCTCGACGAGATCGAAGCCAGCCTGGCGACCAACGCCGCACCCTACGCCGTCAACTTGATCGTGCATGACAGCAACCCGCGCCTGCAGGCGGATCTGGCCATCTGCGTCGAACGCCGCGTACCGATCGTCATCACCAGCCTGGGCGCGGTGAAGGAAGTGGTCGATGCCGTGCATAGCTATGGAGGCCTGGTGTTCCATGACGTGACAACCCGCCGCCATGCCGAAAAAGCTGCCGAGGCTGGCGTGGATGGCCTGATCGCCGTGGCAGCTGGCGCGGGCGGCCACGCCGGCACCTGGAGCCCCTTTGCCCTGCTGGCCGAGATTCGTCAATTCTTCGACAAGACCGTGCTGCTGTCAGGCTGCCTCAACCACGGCCACGAGATCCTCGCGGCACAACTGCTCGGTGCCGACCTGGCCTATATGGGGACCCGCTTTATCGCCACCCAGCAAAACAATGCCTCCGAAGACTACAAGCACATGATTCTCGGTGCCCGGGCCGCCGATATCATCCATACGCCGGCTGTGTCCGGTGTGCCGGCAAGCTTCATGCGCCAGAGCCTGGAACAGGCCGGCTACGACTTGAAGCAGTTGCAGAACAAGGCCGATATCAACTACGGCGAGAAGCTCAAGCCGATGGATGAAGAAGCCAAGGCCTGGAAGACCGTCTGGTCGGCCGGCCAGGGGGTCGGTGGCATTGACGACCTGCCATCGGTGCAGGAGCTGATAGCGCGCCTCGACCGCGAATATCGCGCCGCACTGACGCGCAGCCAGCAGTTGGGGCAATACTGGCCGCGATGA